The following proteins are encoded in a genomic region of Xenopus laevis strain J_2021 chromosome 3L, Xenopus_laevis_v10.1, whole genome shotgun sequence:
- the LOC108710533 gene encoding olfactory receptor 1468, whose amino-acid sequence MNEKNQTLVSEFVLLGFQNLHNFKIPLFSLFLLIYIMTVWENVLIIVLVSSSRNLQSPMYFFLQQLSLSDLLGSSNIVPTLLQTVIKNRATMSFGGCLTQLYFLGSSEIFECLLLAVMSYDRYVAICIPLRYTSIMSDRVCVVLILIAWALGFGLALITANLVGTQQFCDHKNIDHFFCDLFPLLELFCSDTSFVEYEVIIQMVPVVFIPFILITVSYMCIAHAILKIVSNTGRQKAFSTCSSHLAVVSIFYGTFISIYVVPPGKQSQTRSKVLSLLYTVVIPLVNPLIYSLRNADIKKALNINIRKLVLCDPKGVIY is encoded by the exons ATGAATGAGAAGAACCAGACGTTGGTCAGTGAGTTTGTTCTCTTGGGATTTCAGAATCTCCACAACTTCAAGATCCCCCTGTTCTCTCTGTTCCTTCTGATTTACATTATGACAGTTTGGGAGAACGTCCTCATCATAGTGTTGGTGTCCTCCAGCCGGAACCTCcagtcccccatgtacttctttctccaACAGTTGTCCCTGTCTGATCTACTGGGATCCTCAAATATTGTACCTACCTTGCTCCAAACTGTAATAAAGAACAGAGCTACAATGTCTTTTGGTGGCTGTTTAACACAACTCTATTTTTTGGGTTCTTCAGAAATTTTTGAGTGTCTTCTTCTAGCagtaatgtcctatgacagatatgtggCCATCTGTATCCCACTGCGTTACACTTCTATAATGTCCGACAGGGTTTGTGTTGTATTAATTCTTATAGCATGGGCTCTTGGCTTTGGCCTTGCATTGATTACAGCGAATTTAGTAGGGACACAACAGTTCTGTGACCACAAAaacattgatcattttttttgtgatttatttcctCTTCTTGAGCTTTTTTGCTCAGACACCTCTTTTGTGGAATATGAAGTAATCATTCAAATGGTCCCTGTGGTTTTCATCCCCTTTATACTGATCACTGTATCATATATGTGTATTGCCCATGCAATCCTAAAGATAGTGTCCAATaccgggagacaaaaagccttctccacctgcagctcccacttggctgtggtctccatattttatgggacaTTCATTTCTATATATGTGGTTCCCCCTGGAAAACAATCGCAGACCAGAAGCAAAGTTCTGTCTCTGTTATACACTGTAGTCATTCCATTGGTTAACCCACTTATTTACAGCTTGAGAAATGCAGATATCAAAAAAGCCT taaatattaatatccGTAAACTTGTATTATGTGATcccaaaggggttatttattaa